DNA sequence from the Malus sylvestris chromosome 10, drMalSylv7.2, whole genome shotgun sequence genome:
ATGCAAATTCAATAATCTCAAAATCCGATAAGTCCTGGTCAGATCCTAAGGATTCGTCACTACCGCCTAGGTCATCATCGtcggcttcgtcaccctcgTGGTTCTCTTCGATCTTCGCTAGAAAAACGCAAAATCAAATGAAGCATCTCTACGCTGACGAGTCCTCCGGTTGCCCGAGACCTCGCAGATTgttgtatcaaaagtgagggtaaaataggaaaaatagggatatgattatcattttcttaaaagatacaaaattactattttgccctcattatgtaagtattgtgtatcaaaagtgagggtaaaatagaaaaaaatgggcaaaaagttgacaaggagttctcttaataatatttgtcctccttatataaatattgtgtatcaaaagtgagggtaaaataggaaaaatagggatatgattgtcattttctgaaaagatacaaaattactatttcaCCTTCATTATGTaagtattgtgtatcaaaagtgatggcaaaataggaaaaatggGCAAAAATagtactagcatatgggcacacacaaagtgtgaaattttttttatttttgtttttgaaatagaatgagagaggaagagggtgatagagaatgtgagagtgagaaattattattattattattattttattagagatatgttaAAATTACATGTATGTGTTTTGCCCTGTTTTGCCCTCATTATGTaagtattgtgtatcaaaagtgagggcaaaatagaaaaaaatgggCAAAAAGTTAACAATGAGGTTTCTCTAAATAACAGTAAGTATAGATATAGAAGAATTTCTAGATAAATTTAGACGTATAAACGATAAACTTATATAGTAATTCAGTCCACGTATAAAGCGGGGGTGGTTACATATCCTATAAGTTGGCAATTTCCGGAGAAGTTGCGTTCCCCAAAATCCCCAACAACAATGGAGATTAGTTCGCCCACTTCCGGAGGCCGCACTGAACCACTTCTGGTGTCACAAGACGACGCCGTACAGCCGGCCGGAAATACATCGTGGAGACTCGATGTTAAGGAGTTCCGGCTGCCCCAGCAGAACGGTACTAGTGGTGACGACCATGACAGTGGAAGGAGTCGTTTCGCATTCCGTCGCCTCTGCGCCCCCAGTAAGGATTATGTTCGTCGTTTTATTTATCACCCGTTTCCTTCTTTGTGTGCATGCAATGTTAGTAATCTTGATCGTATTAAGTAAAGATTGAATCGTGGGGTTTATCTGCAaaattcactttgttcttgggCTATTtggttattaattatttttcttaatgcATAATTTTAAGAGGATTCAAACTTGAAAGATGCAAACTTTTTGGAAGATTGGGGTTCACCTGTAATGGTTTTATCAATAATGATAAGCTTAGGACACTTTCATTTCATTGGCTTTTTGGTTTTACGGCCTTTTTCCTCACTGCCAAATATCATAGGCTCATGAATTTTTCTTGCTTTGGCTTTTAAACTCAGGGAAAAAGTACAAGGTTGAAGAATATTACAAGAAACAGGAAAGGCTTCTTGAAGGGTTCAGTGAGATGGAGACCATGAATGAAGAGGGTTGGTTGCCCGGAAGTCTTACGGAGGTTTGTTCAATTTGTGTATTATCCCTCTTTTTGTATTGAGATTTGGATATTCGAATTTTATTTTCATACTTCTTTATTTTCAGTTTGTGGAATTGAATGCGTTTTAGTTATATTTTGAGGGAGAGGGCGCAGAAGCTGCCGAGTCCGGTTAATGAGCGGTCGTTGTTTCTCACAGCATGAAATTTCTTGGAATGACAAATTTCTCAATTAAACTGTCTTTTGTATACATCTCTTCTCAGGATCAAATGAAGCAGCTAGCGAAGAGCGAGCGGATGGCAGTCCATGCATCAAACGTAGCTAATTTGCTTCTTTTTGCTGCAAAAGTTTATGCTTCAATTATGAGCAGATCACTGGCAGTTATTGCGTCTACCTTGGATTCCCTCTTGGATCTCTTATCCGGCTTTATTTTGTGGTTCACTGCTAATGCCATGAAAAATCCCAACCAGTTTCGCTATCCTATTGGGAAGAAACGTATGCAACCAGTGGTAAGTTATCAAGCTTGGTAACAATGGCAATTCTGAAAATAATTGAGTCTTTGTTCCCACAATGATTGGATGAGTTGGAGGGTTGGATCTCTTGTCCGGCATGATTCGTCctattcttttttctctttttttattttttagtttttgtttatcTTTAATTGTGTTTGATCATGCAGGGTATCATTGTCTTCGCATCTGTTATGGCTACTCTTGGACTGCAAATATTGATCGAGTCTGGTCGGGAACTCGTCTCTCAGGCAGGTGACacctttttaatatttttcgtCGCACTTCCATCTTTAAAGTTGGACTAGGAAGGAACCTTGCCAGGTTTCCGACTCTTACTGCCCAATAACCAATTTGGTCCCGAGGTAAGGAATAACCAGTTACACCAAAAGATGCGGTCAATACACCCAAAACCACACCCGTAACCCAAGTCAATTCACGAGGTTTTTTAAAGCCGCCGGTGAGATACACGCGAAATACGTGCAGGATCATCATTAGGACCATCATACTTGCCGACCATTGATGAACTCATCGGATTGGTTTTGGGAAAGCTCTGATACGTTCCGGTGTTCCCTTTTAATTGTCTTCTATTATATTTTTGTGGAAGTGTAACATTAGATTTTCAGTTTATTATGGAACCGATTTTGAATCTCAATCCTGAGGATGGTTTCTTAGCCTATTTCTAGctgatgttttttcttttggtctgAGTTGCTTTGTTATGTAAAATATGATTGTTTATTTTGACATTACTCGGTCGTTTTTTCTTCATCGAATGAAGGAGTTCATGGTCCTATGTGCACTGATTTGTTGAAAATATATGGTTATTGTGTAGATCTTAATTTAGCTTGTTTTGTAATTAATGTTGTTGCTGTATCCTTTGCATCATTTTGTGGGTGCAGTCACCACCcgaaaaaatgaatagtacgcAGGAGAATTGGATGATCGGCATCATGGTCTCAGTCACTGTAGTGAAGTTTGTGCTCATGGTCTACTGTCGTAGATTTAAGAATGCAATTGTACGGGCCTATGCACAAGACCATTTTTTCGATGTCATTACTAATTCAGTTGGTTTAGCAGCAGCAGTCCTAGCTGTCCGGTTCGTCTGGTGGATTGATCCTACTGGTGCTATTATAGTAAGTTCTTCATTCACCATTTTCGCTCCCGCTGATCTGCTGTACCTTTTATTCATTGTTTTAACTTCATTCTCGAACACATTATGTAGATAGCACTATATACCATTAATACATGGGCAAAGACAGTCTTGGAGAATGTACATGCGCTAATTGGAAGAACAGCACCACCCGACTTTTTGGCAAAGTTGACATACTTGATATGGAACCACCATGAAGAGATCAAGCACATCGACACAGTGAGGGCGTACACATTTGGTTCCCATTACTTTGTGGAGGTTGACATTGTCTTGCCAGAAGACATGCTACTGAACAAAGCGCACAACATTGGCGAGACTCTCCAAGAGAAGCTCGAGCAACTCCCTGAAGTGGAACGGGCTTTTGTGCATATAGATTTTGAGTTCACTCACAGGCCGGAACACAAGAACAGTGTATGATAATGATGACAGCGGTAGTGAAGATGGTAGTAACTTGTAGAGCTATGTTTTTGCACAGACCGAAGTTTTTTAAATAACCGGCGGGTTGTGCATTCATTTTGTTATTGCTATTTGCTTGTACAACCAATGTTTGTAGAACTTTATGGAGTTACCTTTACTGTGTGGCTTTTATTTTTCTCAACAGTGAGTATTTACTCATTTCTTGATGTCAATTACATTCTTTGATGAAGCAATCACCAACACACACCAACCATGATATGCTAAGCTCTTCCCAAATGTCTAAATAAAGAAGAAGTTTTTCGGGGCAAGAGTCAAGCGGCCACAGATTGATACTTTTTCACTCTTGTTTAACGAGCGTATTTATAAGACTTTGATTGGAGACACCATGTGACGGTTAAACTTGTATGCCTTCCCACAATTGGAATCGCTCATTCAACCTCTTCATTGCTCGTCAATCAAGCAATGCACAACTCACAACACTTTCACGTCTAAGAGGTGCTTTGGAACACGAGACCATAACCTAAGGGGCAATTAACATATCAAATGACGTACGAAATGAATAAGGTTTgacactactatatttttcgtTATCTAAGGTGAATTATTTGGAAATAATAAGAAAGACAATCAATTAGGTGGCGTTTGGTTCGTGAGTATGGGGATTAACAACTTTGAAACACCCGTTATGCAAAAACTTTTATGTACGACATAGTATGAAAAAAAGATTTACCGAATTTTAAAAAAGGAATATTACCAAACCAAAGGAATAGCTAGACGGAATCAAACTTATCAAAGGAATACCAAAACTCGTGAACCAACCTTCATATCCCAAGTTCCTATAAAAACAATTTGGGCTACCATTGTCTAAGATGGGCCTTCATATCCCAAGTTCCCATAAAAACAATTTGGGCTACCATTGTCTAAGATGGGCTTTAAGTTCCTTAAGATTGCCATGGGCTTCACAACAAAACCAAACCCATCTGCGCCAAGGTCACAAAGGTAATTTAGCACAACTAGGGTTTCGATTCTTTCTCCTCACTACTGTTTAAACCTGCCTCTGAAGTCGCCTAGGCACACCTCAGGGCTCATTTTTTAAAACACTGACTAAGACTAAGattcaattaattaaaatatgacGCTAGCAAATGACTTATTAGTTACAAACTCACATAAgcataaattacaaataaatatactaattgtcaACACTTATAATAGTCATTACAATTATAATATGTTAACACTtatagggggcgtttgttgcgccggactatctcggactggactagcttcaaggactaagctggactggcttagactagactaagctggactaacttagtgaagcgtttggtgcagtgttggactaagaagctggataataacaaattctaatattatattatttaatatataaattattaatattttattatgatctaggtGACCGAAGATGACGAGAAGTCTATCGggagtggttgttgagcatgacgaggatgagagaggatagtcttagctagtcccatggttattggggggtctcgctaagacctcttagtgaagggttttgtccatgctagtcccctttagtctcattaatgttagtcccagcatggaacaaacacagtattggactaacagctagtccagtccagtctagtcccacttagtgagggcaaacaaacgcccccatAATGTGCTTAGGAAGATCTCTGAATAagttaaattaataattaaaatatatggtttgtttggtttggtttgatttttaaattgcattttattttattcttgatcaaaaccaaatcaaccACCCAAAACAGTTTGAATCGATCAATTTGATGCTATCCCTACAAGCTATACAATGAGTCGGTCATGATAGTTATCAAACCCATCATGCATTTGAGTCAAagctaaaatttcaaatttacaagtgaaaataGTTTGATACCTCTACAAGCTATACAACGATCACACTTCTAATAGTTTTGTTTGTTCGTGTTCCACAATACAATCATTACCATTAAGTGTGCGAGTTCAAAATAACGCTTTACTTCTTTCAATATTAAGAAGAGAAATACCATAAACTAGATGAGCCAACGGTAATGCCTCAGATGGCTTGGACGAGCATGCATTTTTTCCGCCATGGAGATGATCAAACTTTCAAATTCAACAGAAAGATTTTTAGATTCAAGTAACTCTTACACAAAAATTGACGCCCAATTGAGCGCCTTAGGTGCACCTTAGCCACATTTAGGCGAGTTTTCGCCTACTCTCATTGGGCAAATGTGATTTCACCGCCCTGCATCAGAAGTTGCCTAGGCACGCCTAGGGGCTCATTTTTAAAACACTGACTAAAAATAAGATTCAATTAACTAAAATCTGACGCTAGCAAATGACTTATTAGTTACAAACTCACATAAgcataaattacaaataaatacaCTAATTGTCAACACTTATAATAGTCATTACAATTATAATATGTTACACTTATAATGTGTTTAGGAAGACctctaaataaattaaattaataattaaaatatatggtttgtttggtttggtttgatttttaaattgtattttattttattcttgatcaaaaccaaatcaaccGCCCAAAACAGTTTGAATCAATCAATTTGATGCTACCCTTACAAGCTATACAATGAGTCAGTCATGATAGTTATCAAACTCTTCATGCATTTGAGTCAAagctaaaatttcaaatttacaaGTAAAAATAATTTGATACCTCTACAAGCTATACAACGACCACACTTCTAATAGTTTTGTTTGTTCGTGTTCCAAATTACAATCATTACCATTAAGTGTGCAAGTTCAAATTAACGCTTTAGTTTTTTCGATATTCAGAAGAGAAATACCATAAACTAGATGAGCCAACGGTGATGCCGCAGATGGCTTGGACAAGCATGCATTTTTTCCGCCATGGAGATGATCAAACTTTCAAATTCAACAGAAAGATTTTTAGATTCAGGTAACTCTTACACGAAAATTGACGCCCAATTAACCGCCTTAGGTGCACCTTAGCCACGTTTAGCGAGTTTTCGCCTACTCTCATTGGACAGATGCAATTTCATCACCCCGCATTCAAAGTCGCCTAGGCACGCCTCGGGGCTCATTTTTAAAACACTGACTAAGACTAAGATTCAATTAACTAAAATCTGACGCTAGCAAATGACTTATTAGTTACAAACTCACATACGCATAAGATAcaaataaatattgtaattgttAATAGTCATTACAATTATAATATGTTGACACTTATaatgtgtaacatcccacatcgcccgaCGGGAGAGGgagtgatgtgccttatatctACATGCTCACCTCtatatagcacgaggcatttgggaactcactggctttgggttccatcggaactccaaagttaagcgagttcgggtgagagcattcccatgatgggtgacctcctgggaaattcttgtgtgagttcccaaaaataaaacagtGAGAGTGTGGCCaaggcccaaaacggacaatatcatgctacggtggagtcgagattgggatgtgacaaaatggtatcagagccactttatcgtgtggtgcgagtgtgccgacgaggacgtcaggcccttaaggggggtggattgtaacatcccacatcgcccgaCGGAGAGGGTGTGATGtaccttatatgtacatacccacctccatatagcacgaggctttttgggaactcactggtttctggttccatcagaactccgaagttaagcgagttcgggttagagcattcccaggatgggtgaccccctatgaagttctcatgtgagttcccagaaacaaaatttgtGAAGTTCTCATTACAATTATAATATGTTGACACTTATAATGTGTTTAGGAAGACCTctgaataaattaaattaataattaaaatatatggtttgtttggtttggtttgatttttaaattgtattttattttattcttgatCAAAACCAAATTAACCGTCCAAAACAGTTTGAATCGATCAATTTGATGCTACCCCTACAAGCTATACAATGAGTCAGTCATGATAGTTATCAAACTCTTCATGCATTTGAGTCAAatctaaaatttcaaatttacaagtgaaaataGTTTGATACCTCTACGAGCTATACAACGACCACACTTCTAATAGTTTTGTTTGTTCGTGTTCCACATTACAATCATTACCAAGTGTGCGAGTTCAAAATAACACTTTACTTCTTTCGATATTAAGAAAAGAAATACCATAAACTAGATGAGCCAACGGTGATACCGTAGATGGCTTGGACGAGTGTGCCTTTTTTCCACCTTGGAGCTGAGCCAACGGTAGTTTCCTTCTCGGCTAAGTTGTGTTTTATGTATGTTTGTGCCGCCTAACGGTTTGTGTGGCCTTGCTTCTTAGTGATGTATATTTTTGGGGCTATTTTCAACTTTCTCTTTAAATATTATAGCTTAGGAAAATTTgaatggaaaactaatgaaaatagcttgaaaactttgagttttaatgataaggacaaaataaaaggtaaagtgaatagtaccaggattgactttttagtgtaaaaatgtggtttttcgttaaagtgaatagtaccgggtgcttttcgttaaagttcccaaatttGAAATCAAACCCTTATAAATGAAGGAAAATTCTTTTACAATAACTTAAAGTGTTTACAGTGCTTATTCAAAATTCGCCCAAATTTTTATCAATGATTAGtttaaaaaacattttcatcaaaagcgcTGACGCTACCATAATGATAACTTGattaattctttttgtttttgaaattataatttatttagttCAAAAAAGTAGAATTATACTTGCAGTCCCGAGTTCGAATCTCTCTCCTTAGTAGTGATATTGACCTTTTTgaactattattttaattttaaaagctTCTAAATAAATATAGACGTATAAAGTTCTCAACGATAAACTTATATAtaactcgtttggatgtgcttttaaaatgactgaaaacacttttagagaaaatatttttgagttccaatgagaagcaccagttatgtgtttCTTCAAGGAAgcatttaagtgttttttttccaGGATTTATTACCATTTTTACCAAGGActgatttaaaaaatatttttattaaaaatattttcagtcattttaaaacacGTCCAAACGAGATCATAATAATTCAGTCCACTTATAAAGCCGGGCTGGTTACATATCTTATTAAGTTGGAAATTTCCGGAGAAGTTACGTCGGCAAAATCCCCAACAACAATGGAGATTAGTTCGCCTACTTCCGGAGGCCGGACTGAACCGCTTCCGGTCTCACAAGACGACACCGTACAGCCGGACGGAAACACACCGTGGAGACTCGATGTTAAGGAGTTCCGGCTGCCCCAGCAGAGCGGTACTAGTGGTGACGACCATGACAGTGGACGGAGTCGTTTCGCTTTCCGTCGCCTCTGCGCCCCCAGTAAGGGTTCTGTTCGTCGTTTTCTTTCTTACCTGTTTCCTTCTTTGTGTTTGTATTGCATGCAATGTTAGTAATCTTGATCGTATTAAGTAAAGATTGAATCGTGGGGTTTATCTGCAaaattcactttgttcttgggCTCTTTGGTGATTtggtattaattatttttcttaatgcATAATTTTAAGAGGATTCAAACTTgaaagattcaaactttttggAAGATTTGGATTGTGTGCAGAAAATAAAAACAGGGTTGTtctgttcttttttttctttttttctttttggaaagGATAGTGGGTCAATttcattaccaaacacaaaGGAACAATACAAGGTCCAAAGATACAGaagcataaacaaaaacaaaacaggcCCAAAAGACCCAACAAACAGTAAATGCCCAAGCTCTACAatacaacaaaagaaaaccaAAGCTTCCCTTGCAGCACCCGCCGCCGAGCATCCCTACCAGCACAAACCCTCGCCATCAACCAACCGACGCCTCACCGTTGCAACATCCAACCAGGAGCACCTGTCCGAACACAGCCACACAGACGAGAACCAAGAACCATGTAAAGGAAGCCCGTGGGATTCCACGAGCAACAATGCCAACAAAGGCAGACAGTGAAAAGGTGGTGGTGTTGAACACCCCGAGCCGGTGGGAACACCGGAACTCTACACACCATCTCGAAGTACCACAACAAATCGCGGTTTTGAAGCGGCTGCAGATAGGAGCAGAGATGAGCAAGGAGAAATGCCGATGGGGGTATGAAGAAATGGGGCAGATCGGAAAGGAGAGCACGGGAAAAACAGCAAAAAGGAAGACAACATTACAAAGAAAGCACAACCACCGACCCCAGCCACAGCTAGGGTCGGCGGCATCGGATTTGATCGGAAGTGGAACCCTCACACAAGCGGTGGTGAGAAAGGTCTCTCAAGCAGAGAGAATTAGTTTGGACCTAACCCAAGATTCTTGTTAAAGTGGAAAATCTTAAGAgtgaattaattaaagggtgattactAATTTTGGATGTTCAGTGTGTTATCTGCACTGGcttgtcttttatattttggcatttgtagtttGCAAATAATTTATTCTGTGCTTGGGGAGATCATCGAAAGATGAACGTTGTGATATTTTGACATGATttataatttggtttttttttttttctttccaagttTGCAAGTCATGTACTTTAATTGACCTTGAACTTGTCTAATGAGTTCCTTTGCATATTTTTCGtgaataattttgtgttccatcaAATTTTCCCATACTAATTGCTTGATATATTTTGTTGAACTTTATGGGCCTCATGTTGAATTAACCTGTAATGGTTTTATCAATAATGATAAATTTAGGACACTTTTGGCTTTTAAACTCAGGGAAAGAGTTCAAGGTTGAAGAATATTACAAGCAACAAGAAAGGCTTCTTGAAGGGTTCAGTGAGATGGAGACCATGACTGAAGAGGGTTGGTTGCCTGCAAGTCTTACAGAGGTTTGTTCAATTTGTATGTTATCCCTCTCTTTGTATTGAGATTTggatatttgaattttattttcgtACTTCTTTATTTTCAGTTTGTGGAATTAAATGCGTTGTAGTTATATTTTGAGGGGGAGGGCACAGAAGCTGCCAAGTCTTAGCAGTTTGTTAtccttgaattttattttctctacATTAGACATATAAGTGCACAAGTCTGGTTAATGAGTTGTTTCTCACAGCATGAAATTTCTTGGAATGACAAATTTCTCAATTAAACTCGTGTCTTTTGCATACATTTCTTCTCAGGATCAAATGAAGCAGCTAGCGAAGAGGGAGCGGATGGCAGTTCATGCATCAAACGTAGCTAATTTGCTTCTTTTTGCCGCAAAAGTTTATGCTTCAATTATGAGCAGATCATTGGCAGTTATTGCCTCTACCTTGGATTCCCTCTTGGATCTCTTATCTGGCTTTATTTTGTGGTTCACTGCTAATGCCATGAAAAATTCCAACCAGTTTCGCTATCCTATTGGGAAGAAACGTATGCAACCAGTGGTAAGTTATCAAGCTTGATAACAATGGtaattttggaaatagttgggtCTTCGTTCCCACAATGAGTGGATGAATTGGAGCTGCATATTTTCTGTGTTCTCCAATTGGATCTCTTGTCCGGCTTGATTCGccatattattttttgtgtgtATATCTTTAATTGTGTTTGATCATGCAGGGTATCATTGTCTTTGCATCTGTTATGGCTACTCTTGGACTGCAAATATTGATTGAGTGTGGTCGGGAGCTCATCTCACAGGCAGGTGACacctttttctatatttttcttcGCACCCCATCTTTGAAGTTGGACTAAGAAGACATCTGGCCAGGTTTCAGACTGTTTTATGGGTTCTGAGAAAGCTCTGATATGTTCCGGTGTTCCCTTTTAATTGTCTTCTATTATGTTTTTGTGGAAGCAAAACATTAGATTTTCAGTGTTATTTGGAACTGATATTTTGAATCTCAATCCTGGGGATGGTTTCTTAGACTATTTCTGTCTGATCTTTTTTCTTCTGGCCGCAGTTGCTTCGTTATGTAAAAACAATTGTCTAATTATGTCCTCACATTTCACTTGCTGCATTCTAGCTAGTTTTTATGGTCATCCTAGTGCTGACAGTTAAAACTGGATTTCATGTAAATCAGAAACAACAGATAGGTCTATTTGACATCCCTAGgtctttttttcttcatcaaatgaaCGGAGTTCATGGTCCTATATGCAATTATTTGGTGTAAATATATGGTTACGTTGTAGATCTTAATTTAGCTTGTTTTGTAATTAATGTTGCTGCTGTATCCTTTGTATCATTTTGTGGGTGCAGTCACCGCCTGCAAAAATGAATCGTACGCAGGAGAATTGGATGATCGGCATCATGGTCTCAGTCACAGTAGTGAAGTTTGTGCTCATGGTCTACTGTCGTAGATTTAAGAATGAAATTGTACGGGCCTATGCACAAGACCATTTTTTCGATGTCATTACTAATTCAGTTGGTTTAGCAGCAGCAGTCCTAGCTGTCCGGTTCTTCTGGTGGATTGATCCTACTGGTGCTATTATAGTAAGTTCTTCATTTACCATTTTCGCTCCTGCTGATCTGCTGTACTTTTTAATCATTAATGTTAACTTCATTCTctagccaaccccacttagtgggaaaagactttgttgttgttgtaatgttAACTTCATTCTCGAACACATTATGCAGATAGCACTATATACCATTAATACGTGGACAAAGACAGTCTTGGAGAATGTACATGCGCTAATTGGAAGAACAGCACCACCCGACTTTTTGGCAAAGTTGACATACTTGATATGGAACCACCACGAAGAGATCGAGCACATTGATACAGTGAGGGCGTACACATTTGGTTCCCATTACTTTGTGGAGGTTGACATTGTCTTGCCAGAAGACATGCTACTGAACAAAGCGCACAACATTGGCGAGACTCTCCAAGAGAAGCTTGAGCAACTCCCTGAAGTGGAACGGGCTTTTGTGCATATAGATTTTGAGTTCACTCACAGGCCGGAACACAAGAACAGTGTATGATAACGATGACAGCGGTAGTGAAGATGGTAGTAACTTGTAGAGCTATGTGCAGACCGAAGTTTTTTAAATAACCGGCGGGTTGTGCATTCATTTTGTTATTGCTATTTGCTTGTACAACCAATGTTTGTAGAACTTTATGGAATACCTTTCCTATGTGgcatttatttttgttaatagTGAGTATTTGCGCATTCCTTGGTGTCAATTATATTATTTGACGAATCAATCACTAACACACCAACTATGATATGCTAAGCTCTTCCCAAATGTTTGAATAAAGGAGAAGTTTCTCGAGGCAAGAGTCACGCGGTCACAGATTGAATCCTAAAACATTATTGCGCTTGGTTCTGTGTCACATTCTCCGTTAAATCACGTAACGGTTAAATTTTTACATCCAACAATTTATCCAGATGAAGAGGGAAAACTTGAGTCATTTATCTGCCTTCCCACGAGTGAAATCTCTCATTCAACCTCTTCGTTGCTTGCCAAACAAGCAGTAAACAACTCACAACACTTTCATGTCTCAGAGGTTCCTTGGAACACGAGAGCGTAACCTAAGGGCCAATTAATGTATCAAGTCACGCACAAAATGAATAAGATTCGACACTATTTTTCGTTCTCTAAGTTGAATCGTTTGGAAATAATAAGAAAGACAATCAGTTAGGTGGCGTTTGGTTTGTGAGTAGGGGTAGGCCTAGCATTTttaacccaacccgttaacccgacccgacccgacccgttaaaatTAGTATTCGGGTGGGTGGTTaacgggtcaacccgtt
Encoded proteins:
- the LOC126585947 gene encoding metal tolerance protein 9-like isoform X3, which codes for MEISSPTSGGRTEPLLVSQDDAVQPAGNTSWRLDVKEFRLPQQNGTSGDDHDSGRSRFAFRRLCAPRKKYKVEEYYKKQERLLEGFSEMETMNEEGWLPGSLTEDQMKQLAKSERMAVHASNVANLLLFAAKVYASIMSRSLAVIASTLDSLLDLLSGFILWFTANAMKNPNQFRYPIGKKRMQPVGIIVFASVMATLGLQILIESGRELVSQSPPEKMNSTQENWMIGIMVSVTVVKFVLMVYCRRFKNAIVRAYAQDHFFDVITNSVGLAAAVLAVRFVWWIDPTGAIIIALYTINTWAKTVLENVHALIGRTAPPDFLAKLTYLIWNHHEEIKHIDTVRAYTFGSHYFVEVDIVLPEDMLLNKAHNIGETLQEKLEQLPEVERAFVHIDFEFTHRPEHKNSV
- the LOC126585947 gene encoding metal tolerance protein 9-like isoform X2: MEISSPTSGGRTEPLLVSQDDAVQPAGNTSWRLDVKEFRLPQQNGTSGDDHDSGRSRFAFRRLCAPRKKYKVEEYYKKQERLLEGFSEMETMNEEGWLPGSLTEDQMKQLAKRERMAVHASNVANLLLFAAKVYASIMSRSLAVIASTLDSLLDLLSGFILWFTANAMKNSNQFRYPIGKKRMQPVGIIVFASVMATLGLQILIECGRELISQSPPAKMNRTQENWMIGIMVSVTVVKFVLMVYCRRFKNEIVRAYAQDHFFDVITNSVGLAAAVLAVRFFWWIDPTGAIIIALYTINTWTKTVLENVHALIGRTAPPDFLAKLTYLIWNHHEEIEHIDTVRAYTFGSHYFVEVDIVLPEDMLLNKAHNIGETLQEKLEQLPEVERAFVHIDFEFTHRPEHKNSV
- the LOC126585947 gene encoding metal tolerance protein 9-like isoform X1 — its product is MEISSPTSGGRTEPLPVSQDDTVQPDGNTPWRLDVKEFRLPQQSGTSGDDHDSGRSRFAFRRLCAPRKEFKVEEYYKQQERLLEGFSEMETMTEEGWLPASLTEDQMKQLAKRERMAVHASNVANLLLFAAKVYASIMSRSLAVIASTLDSLLDLLSGFILWFTANAMKNSNQFRYPIGKKRMQPVGIIVFASVMATLGLQILIECGRELISQSPPAKMNRTQENWMIGIMVSVTVVKFVLMVYCRRFKNEIVRAYAQDHFFDVITNSVGLAAAVLAVRFFWWIDPTGAIIIALYTINTWTKTVLENVHALIGRTAPPDFLAKLTYLIWNHHEEIEHIDTVRAYTFGSHYFVEVDIVLPEDMLLNKAHNIGETLQEKLEQLPEVERAFVHIDFEFTHRPEHKNSV
- the LOC126585947 gene encoding metal tolerance protein 10-like isoform X4; this encodes METMTEEGWLPASLTEDQMKQLAKRERMAVHASNVANLLLFAAKVYASIMSRSLAVIASTLDSLLDLLSGFILWFTANAMKNSNQFRYPIGKKRMQPVGIIVFASVMATLGLQILIECGRELISQSPPAKMNRTQENWMIGIMVSVTVVKFVLMVYCRRFKNEIVRAYAQDHFFDVITNSVGLAAAVLAVRFFWWIDPTGAIIIALYTINTWTKTVLENVHALIGRTAPPDFLAKLTYLIWNHHEEIEHIDTVRAYTFGSHYFVEVDIVLPEDMLLNKAHNIGETLQEKLEQLPEVERAFVHIDFEFTHRPEHKNSV